A portion of the Acidobacteriaceae bacterium genome contains these proteins:
- the mobF gene encoding MobF family relaxase — protein sequence MFKVAPEPLTAGKARDYHVKEFIAAGKNYWKEHEQIPTAWQGNLVDTFGLKGDVHASQFSLLSEGQHPLTGQQLIQHRDGKEYTNGEGETVKPLEHRAAWDATFSAPKSVSLTALVGGDNRVREAHREAVSIALTELERYTQARLGGNRPAETTGRFLVAKFEHDTARPVDGYAAPQLHTHTVIFNMTTRDDGSFRALQSHSYYASQQFATAVYQAELMYRLRNLGYEIQAGKSGAPEIKGYTQEYLDGSSLRRQKIEEEMAKRGQSGPEAAQFAAFTTRDRKQHLGPEETLAAHRRLAEEYGNQPERVIAAAHQRMQQRGQEQTQRPDEQQQRVRESVSFAKARNFEREAITDDRGIMRDALRRGMGDVTYAEIRENFRRREAMGEFLKVDSPRHYAGQRYTTRDMLQAERSNIEFMKSGQAVVSPIMPNEKAHAHAKQQEHLNPAQRRVVEEVLSTTDRIHGLQGYAGSGKTESLRSIRAGAEAEGFAVEGFAPTNRAANQLRDAGINAETLQRFLARGATGETAGDPASRHLYMVDESSLASTKQMQAFMEKLGPQDRVLLIGDIRQHQGVDAGKPFEQLQAEGMRTSQLDQIMRQKEQPELLRAVELLSQNRTVDGVHLLQEQGRVQEFTERPERIAAIARAYVAQPENTLVISPDNASRIELNQAIRAELRGVDGLRGIDREFAVLTPRSDLSSADRKWAAQYQPGDVLQYTRGSKELGLEPYSYATVRAVDTKLNQISVERADGEQVSYDPRRLQGITAFREVTREFAEGDRIQFTTNNRDLQIANRQLGTIERVRSHEIAVRLEGQTPRFLTFDPERMRHFDHGYAVTSHSSQGLTADRVLINVEVSAHRDLINQRFAYVAVSRAARDVQLYTDNAARLTKDLSRDVSKTAALELSQPKAEQQRGETMTYRKEHAEGMQPYQPTSHMPPSIYATSIDRDTVLADLRWTQGQAKNGVDPADTVRAITERHQQGSEPEQNQRALVERYAERVAELAYKGPETPVERHAAQLEPTAEEKRHWEPLVQSIGVVHAEPFAWRKEHAEIQSYRSDENRGWLHIDAQGQFFDRNAQPIAAQAALEPFGLSAAVSRGNEQSAGWNKETPSDNGYGISL from the coding sequence ATGTTCAAAGTTGCTCCAGAACCGCTCACCGCTGGAAAAGCGCGGGACTATCACGTCAAAGAGTTCATCGCCGCCGGAAAGAACTACTGGAAGGAGCACGAGCAGATTCCTACGGCATGGCAGGGGAACTTGGTCGACACCTTTGGTCTCAAGGGCGATGTTCACGCCAGCCAATTTTCCCTATTGAGTGAAGGCCAGCATCCCCTAACGGGCCAACAGCTCATCCAGCACCGTGACGGGAAGGAATACACGAACGGAGAAGGCGAGACGGTAAAACCGCTTGAACATCGCGCTGCATGGGACGCTACGTTCTCCGCGCCGAAATCCGTCTCCCTGACGGCTCTTGTAGGCGGCGATAATCGCGTTCGCGAAGCCCACCGTGAGGCCGTTTCGATTGCGCTTACAGAGTTGGAGCGGTATACGCAGGCCCGCTTAGGCGGCAATCGCCCTGCCGAGACCACCGGCCGCTTTCTTGTCGCGAAATTTGAGCATGACACTGCGAGGCCGGTTGACGGCTACGCCGCGCCGCAGCTTCATACGCACACTGTCATCTTTAATATGACGACGCGGGATGATGGTTCCTTCCGCGCTCTCCAGTCACACAGCTACTATGCGTCACAACAATTTGCGACTGCCGTTTATCAGGCAGAACTGATGTACCGCCTGCGCAATCTTGGCTACGAAATCCAAGCCGGAAAGAGCGGAGCGCCGGAGATCAAAGGGTACACGCAGGAATACTTGGACGGTTCGAGTTTGCGCCGCCAGAAGATCGAAGAAGAGATGGCGAAGCGTGGTCAGAGTGGGCCGGAAGCCGCGCAGTTTGCCGCGTTCACCACCCGCGACCGAAAACAACATCTAGGCCCGGAAGAGACCTTAGCAGCACATCGCAGGCTGGCCGAAGAATATGGCAATCAGCCCGAAAGAGTCATCGCCGCCGCGCACCAACGAATGCAGCAGCGCGGCCAGGAACAAACACAAAGGCCCGACGAGCAACAGCAGCGGGTGCGGGAGAGCGTGAGCTTTGCAAAGGCCCGCAACTTCGAACGGGAAGCCATCACTGACGACAGAGGCATCATGCGGGACGCCTTACGTCGCGGCATGGGTGATGTAACCTATGCCGAGATTCGGGAGAACTTCCGGCGTCGAGAGGCGATGGGCGAGTTCCTGAAGGTGGACAGTCCACGTCACTACGCGGGACAGCGGTACACCACCCGCGACATGCTTCAGGCTGAGCGCAGCAATATCGAGTTCATGAAGAGCGGGCAGGCAGTTGTTTCGCCGATCATGCCTAATGAAAAAGCCCACGCTCACGCCAAGCAGCAGGAACACTTAAATCCCGCCCAGCGCCGCGTCGTGGAGGAAGTGTTGAGCACGACCGACCGTATTCATGGACTGCAGGGCTACGCAGGTTCAGGGAAAACGGAGAGCTTACGAAGCATTCGCGCCGGGGCAGAGGCCGAGGGATTCGCCGTCGAGGGTTTCGCTCCGACCAACCGGGCCGCGAACCAGCTTCGCGACGCCGGAATCAATGCGGAAACTTTGCAGCGGTTCCTTGCGCGCGGTGCCACCGGCGAGACTGCGGGAGATCCCGCCAGCCGTCACTTGTACATGGTCGATGAATCGAGCTTAGCCAGCACCAAACAGATGCAGGCGTTTATGGAGAAGCTTGGGCCGCAAGACCGGGTTTTGCTGATTGGCGACATTCGCCAGCACCAGGGCGTGGACGCTGGAAAACCTTTCGAGCAACTGCAAGCGGAAGGGATGCGGACATCGCAGCTTGACCAGATCATGCGCCAGAAGGAGCAGCCAGAATTGCTCCGTGCTGTCGAACTGCTCTCGCAGAATCGCACCGTGGATGGGGTGCATTTATTACAGGAACAGGGTCGAGTCCAGGAGTTTACGGAACGTCCCGAACGGATCGCCGCGATTGCACGTGCCTATGTCGCCCAGCCGGAAAACACGCTTGTCATCTCGCCTGACAATGCCAGCCGGATAGAGCTGAATCAGGCCATCCGTGCAGAGCTGCGCGGCGTCGACGGCCTGCGTGGGATTGACCGTGAGTTCGCGGTTCTGACGCCCCGATCTGACTTGAGCAGCGCCGATCGGAAGTGGGCAGCGCAGTATCAGCCTGGCGATGTCCTCCAGTACACGCGCGGTAGCAAGGAATTGGGATTAGAACCGTACAGCTATGCGACAGTGCGCGCGGTGGATACAAAGCTCAATCAGATCAGTGTGGAGCGTGCCGATGGCGAGCAGGTGTCCTACGACCCGAGGCGTCTGCAAGGTATCACGGCATTTCGAGAAGTCACACGCGAGTTTGCGGAAGGCGACCGGATTCAGTTCACGACCAACAACCGTGATTTACAAATTGCCAATCGGCAGCTTGGGACCATCGAACGTGTCCGTTCGCACGAAATAGCCGTGCGCCTTGAAGGTCAAACGCCGCGCTTCCTCACCTTCGATCCAGAGCGGATGCGGCACTTCGATCACGGCTATGCGGTGACCTCGCATAGCTCGCAAGGGCTGACGGCAGACCGAGTGCTTATCAATGTGGAGGTCTCCGCCCACCGCGACCTCATCAACCAACGCTTCGCGTATGTCGCGGTGTCTCGCGCCGCGCGTGACGTGCAGCTCTATACCGACAATGCCGCACGGCTGACAAAAGACCTTAGCCGGGATGTCTCGAAGACGGCGGCATTAGAACTCAGTCAACCGAAGGCCGAACAGCAACGAGGTGAAACGATGACTTACCGCAAAGAACATGCCGAGGGGATGCAGCCCTACCAACCGACTTCCCATATGCCCCCCTCCATCTACGCTACGTCCATCGACCGTGACACCGTGCTTGCCGATCTTCGATGGACGCAGGGGCAAGCGAAGAATGGAGTTGACCCTGCTGACACGGTTCGCGCCATCACGGAACGCCATCAGCAAGGCTCTGAGCCGGAACAAAACCAGCGTGCGCTCGTGGAGCGCTATGCTGAGCGGGTTGCGGAACTAGCCTACAAAGGCCCGGAGACACCGGTGGAGCGGCACGCCGCGCAACTGGAGCCCACTGCCGAGGAAAAGCGGCATTGGGAGCCGCTGGTTCAATCTATCGGTGTGGTACATGCGGAGCCATTTGCGTGGCGAAAAGAACACGCGGAGATTCAAAGCTATCGCAGTGACGAGAATCGCGGTTGGCTACACATCGATGCGCAGGGGCAGTTCTTCGACCGCAACGCGCAGCCCATCGCGGCACAAGCCGCACTCGAACCATTTGGACTTTCAGCAGCAGTCTCACGCGGCAACGAACAAAGTGCAGGATGGAATAAGGAAACACCTAGCGATAACGGATATGGCATTTCGCTCTAG
- a CDS encoding type IV secretion system DNA-binding domain-containing protein encodes MFLMVVLTGAFVYMRFTFAMTPLQQFYTPVYVRTSLAAELGRVRKDKYRMLFEAGKNVTAKPAVESDVVPGVTEQPGSKPIPLTLTASAQRAGYTALYRGADTSYFDVPLRDYLRQGVYSGSTLWDIYEQPLAFGLLALLAQLPFSIRKDMKRRRELKYGRRLKGPVMLTPKQFNGTIAGEGVGFKTTEAKDLMRIPARYESQHIELMGDTGAGKTTLIMQILRQIQGRSHTAIVYDPACEFIQRFYDESRGDIVLNPLDKRCPYWGPAEELRSKAEAKTLAKSLYQPTDTQKDEFFTKTPQKIFAHLLRTGPTPHQLAEWMANPAEIDKKVAGTEMATMIAKDSPPQRNGVLSSLGLVADSLRMLPTLEEANKRRWCATEWAEERKGWIFITSRPTERDALQPLHSLWIDWLVLRLLSAPKEHQTPVWFVLDELASLQRLPQLHTAITENRKSKNPLVLGFQGKAQLETIYGHLAEVMLSQPATKIFLKTTEPKAAEWVSNAIGKVEIERMKETHFDGTRNGKNFTIDRQVEPLVLDSEISGLEERRAYLKLGNHVARFAFDYLDLPTIAKDFERRIVADDELEYDPLSKPKEVVVQPSAIDLEEEDVADSEPAETAPKLSLATRPTPESATAKPSEEDAPKPDPTPALQEVAAGDFERE; translated from the coding sequence ATGTTCCTGATGGTGGTTCTGACTGGCGCATTCGTCTATATGCGCTTCACATTTGCGATGACGCCTTTGCAGCAGTTCTACACGCCGGTCTACGTGCGGACCTCGCTTGCCGCCGAGCTTGGCAGAGTTCGCAAAGACAAATACCGGATGCTCTTTGAGGCGGGGAAAAACGTCACGGCGAAGCCCGCCGTGGAGTCTGATGTCGTCCCCGGCGTCACGGAGCAGCCAGGATCAAAGCCGATTCCGCTCACCCTCACTGCCAGCGCCCAAAGGGCGGGCTACACCGCTCTATACCGTGGTGCGGATACGAGCTACTTCGATGTCCCATTGCGAGATTACCTTCGCCAGGGCGTCTACAGCGGCAGCACGCTGTGGGACATCTATGAACAGCCGCTTGCCTTCGGCTTGCTCGCTCTTCTGGCACAGCTTCCGTTCTCCATTCGGAAGGACATGAAGCGTCGTCGCGAACTGAAATACGGGCGCCGCCTGAAAGGGCCGGTAATGCTGACGCCCAAACAATTCAATGGGACGATTGCCGGAGAAGGCGTCGGTTTCAAGACGACCGAGGCGAAAGATTTGATGCGGATTCCCGCCCGCTACGAGTCACAACATATCGAATTGATGGGTGACACCGGGGCCGGAAAAACGACGCTCATCATGCAGATACTTCGGCAGATTCAAGGACGCAGCCATACGGCAATCGTGTACGACCCGGCCTGCGAATTCATCCAGCGGTTTTATGACGAAAGCCGTGGAGATATTGTGCTGAATCCGCTCGATAAGCGCTGCCCGTATTGGGGGCCAGCCGAGGAGCTGCGCAGCAAGGCCGAGGCAAAGACGCTCGCAAAATCCCTGTACCAGCCGACCGATACGCAAAAGGACGAGTTCTTTACCAAGACGCCGCAGAAGATTTTCGCCCATCTCCTGCGCACCGGCCCCACTCCCCACCAGCTTGCGGAATGGATGGCAAACCCGGCGGAGATTGATAAGAAAGTGGCCGGAACGGAGATGGCAACGATGATTGCGAAGGACTCGCCGCCCCAGCGCAACGGTGTGCTTTCGTCCCTTGGCCTGGTCGCCGACAGCCTGCGTATGCTCCCCACTCTAGAGGAGGCAAACAAGCGCAGATGGTGTGCCACCGAGTGGGCCGAGGAACGCAAAGGATGGATCTTCATCACGTCGCGTCCTACGGAGCGCGACGCATTGCAGCCCTTGCATAGCCTCTGGATCGACTGGCTGGTTTTGCGTCTCTTGAGCGCACCAAAGGAACACCAGACCCCCGTCTGGTTTGTGCTGGATGAATTGGCGTCCTTGCAGCGTCTTCCGCAGTTGCACACTGCGATTACGGAGAACAGGAAATCGAAAAATCCGCTTGTGTTGGGCTTCCAAGGCAAGGCGCAGCTGGAAACCATTTACGGCCATCTTGCCGAGGTGATGCTGTCGCAGCCTGCTACCAAAATCTTCCTCAAAACCACAGAGCCGAAAGCCGCCGAATGGGTGTCGAACGCCATCGGCAAGGTTGAAATCGAGCGGATGAAGGAGACGCATTTCGACGGCACACGCAACGGCAAGAACTTCACCATCGACAGGCAGGTAGAGCCGCTGGTGCTTGACTCAGAGATTAGCGGTTTGGAAGAGCGTCGCGCCTACCTGAAGTTGGGAAATCATGTGGCCCGGTTTGCCTTCGACTATCTCGATCTGCCAACGATTGCAAAGGACTTCGAGCGCCGCATCGTGGCCGATGACGAATTGGAATATGACCCTTTGAGCAAGCCCAAAGAGGTGGTCGTCCAGCCTTCCGCTATTGACTTGGAAGAAGAGGATGTCGCCGATTCTGAACCAGCGGAGACCGCACCAAAACTCAGCCTAGCCACGCGCCCAACGCCTGAGTCCGCTACCGCAAAACCATCTGAAGAAGACGCTCCAAAGCCCGATCCCACGCCTGCATTGCAGGAAGTGGCGGCGGGAGATTTTGAGCGCGAATAG